TGGGCGGCATGTTGGCCTTAACGATGGCGGCGCAGTGTCGCTTGCGAGTACAACATGTGGTGTTAATTAACAGCAGTGCAGCCAACTTGTCACCTTGGTATAAACGATTCCAGTGCTTGGGGTTAATGAGGTCATTGGGGGCGGTGTTGACTCGAGCTTTACACACCAGCTTGTCGAACAATATTGATAATGACAAGAGCCACTGGCTAGAGGCAACGGTTTTAGATTTTACCAGCAGGCATTTGGGGCAAAGTATTGAAGTCATTCATGCCTGGAGCTTATTACGCTTGCAATGCCATACGTCACTATCCAATGGATTACGCCAGTTGTACGCCTCGGCTCGTTTTCATAGTCCTGTCTTGAATGGCATATCAGTTAGTGTGATTGTCGCCAATCAAGATAAGTTAGCCCATCCCAAATGTAGCGAACAGTTAGCGGTATTTTATCAAACTCAGTTACACAAAATCGATGACTGTGGCCACGATGTCAGCCTTGATCAACCGCAACAATTGCAACAACTATTGCTTGAGCTTATTCATTAGGGCTTATTCGCTAGAGCTTATTCATTAGGACGGTTCCATCGGGGCTCATAGAATATTGCTTCTTGAATAGAAAGTACTGAATCGAGCGCTAAATAGAGAATGTTAAATAGATAATGTTATATAGAAAGTACTTAGTAGCGATTAGTCATTCAATCACACAATCAGTCACTCTAGGGCCTGTTGATCTTTGCTGGTTGAATTTTGTTCGAGTTAAAAACGTTTTAATCGAGGCGAATGGATTGATGCCTAGTCATCTAAGCAAAATGCATTCAACAAAGAGTAAAACGTTTTTAGCCGAACCCTTCGGGCAGCGTTTGTTGGCCATTTTTACTGTGTTATCGACTTTTTATGTAGAATAACTACACCTCAAAGTCTCTGCCTTGTACAAATGGCCAACAATTCGCTGCAAAAATAACCTTGAAAGATCAACAGGCCCTAGCTTACTTGCCATTTTTTAATGTCTTGCTGCCAAGCATTGGCGGTAAAGTCGATAAAGGCTCTAACAACAGTTTGCTGATAGCTACGCGACAAATAAACCGCCCACAACGTTTTACCCGGCGCAGTGATGTTGGGCAGCACTTCAATTAACTCTCCGAGTTCAAGGTAATGGTTAGCTAAGTCGGTCGGTAAGCATACTACGCCATTACCGCGCAGCGCCGCATTGATCAACACGCCCATATCGTTGGCTTGTAGATTGCCAGTCACATCAAGTAAACAGGTTCGTGACTCATCGATTATCTCCCAACGTGGTTGGCTCGAATGGCGTAAACAGTTGTGTTGTAATAAGTCACTGGCTGACAATATAGCTGAATTTTTGGCTAGGTAGACAGGAGATGCGCAAATGACACTGTCGATATGCATTAAGCGCCTAGCAATTAAACTTTCATCTGGCTGGTGGGTATAACGCAGTGCAATATCAACTCTGTCATTAACCAATTGCGAGACATTGTCAGACAATAATAGCTGAATATTAACTTGAGGATGTTGCTGGCAAAAAGCCTCAACTACGTCATACAGTTTGTGTTGCCCAAGCCCAATAGGTGAGGCGATACGGATACTGCCAACCAGTTCATTATTATGGCTATTAGCGCGACTTTCCATCGCGGTGACTTCGCTTAGAATACGCTGGCAATAGTTAAGCGCTTCTTCACCTTGCAGCGTTAAACTCACTCGCCTTGTCGTGCGATGTAATAAGCGTAATGCTAACCATTGTTCAACTTCTTTAATGTGTCTAGAAACCTGCAGGCGGCTTAAACCAAGCTGCTCGGCTGCTTGGGTAAAACTGCCACAACTGGCTACTTCTACAAAACTGCGTATAGCTGAGATCTTGTCCATGACTCTCCTGATGGTTGGTTTACGTAAGCTTATAAGTTGTCGAGGTTTGCTAACAGCGCTTCGGCTTTATTGATAATGGCTTG
This region of Shewanella livingstonensis genomic DNA includes:
- a CDS encoding alpha/beta fold hydrolase translates to MTTLVLLRGLMRDSRHWYGFDQRLAQQAVNVISIDLPGNGLLVNQPSPGKMQDYCDAVWQQIDDALLKQGMLPSQVKVVLVGLSMGGMLALTMAAQCRLRVQHVVLINSSAANLSPWYKRFQCLGLMRSLGAVLTRALHTSLSNNIDNDKSHWLEATVLDFTSRHLGQSIEVIHAWSLLRLQCHTSLSNGLRQLYASARFHSPVLNGISVSVIVANQDKLAHPKCSEQLAVFYQTQLHKIDDCGHDVSLDQPQQLQQLLLELIH
- a CDS encoding LysR family transcriptional regulator, producing the protein MDKISAIRSFVEVASCGSFTQAAEQLGLSRLQVSRHIKEVEQWLALRLLHRTTRRVSLTLQGEEALNYCQRILSEVTAMESRANSHNNELVGSIRIASPIGLGQHKLYDVVEAFCQQHPQVNIQLLLSDNVSQLVNDRVDIALRYTHQPDESLIARRLMHIDSVICASPVYLAKNSAILSASDLLQHNCLRHSSQPRWEIIDESRTCLLDVTGNLQANDMGVLINAALRGNGVVCLPTDLANHYLELGELIEVLPNITAPGKTLWAVYLSRSYQQTVVRAFIDFTANAWQQDIKKWQVS